A window of [Ruminococcus] lactaris ATCC 29176 genomic DNA:
CACGTATAAGATTTCTGACAGTAAAAGTCAAGCATATAAGCAGTTTGGCAATTCAGTAGTTATTGATGTTTTGCAGCTTATTGGTGAGGAAATAGGGGCAGTGTTAGAAAGATCAGTATTAGAGAGGTCAGGATTATAGAACTGGTCATAAAATAGCAGTCACCGGAGACGGGGCTGTTATTTTGCTATATATAAATTGTCTCTATTGCAACAGTTATAATAAATCGGATTCAAATTCCTGCAGGTCACCCATATCCTGATAGTGTCCTATGATCCAGTCGGAAAATATCGGTGATTCAATGTCAAGTGCTTCTCCTGGTTTCATTTCATCTTTCCTTTCTGGGTGATGTTTCTTATGTGACACTTCCTATGTGACACTTCCTATGTGGCGTTTCTATGTGACGAGGGGAACTTCCCCTTTTAACATGTTCAGATCTCTGTTATTATTATGATGTTGGGGGAAGGTCTTTCACTCACTTATGAGCAAACCCACGTGGTTTCAGACCTTTTGACCCTGGCACCATTATACTAATGAGCGGAGAGATAGAGGAGAAAATTTATGAAAAAGCAAAGAGAGTCGTTCAAGAGCCAGTGGGGCTTTATTTTAGCGTGCATTGGCTCATCTGTCGGTATGGGGAATATCTGGATGTTCTCGACAAGAGTTTCATCCTATGGAGGAGGATCATTTTTGATCCCTTATTTTATCTTTGTGGCACTGGTCGGATTTACCGGGGTGATCGGAGAGATGAGTTTCGGGCGTGCAACAAGATCCGGCCCGGTAGATGCGTTTGGAATCGCATGTGAGCGGAAAGGAAAAAGAAAGTACGGGGAAGCGTTGGGGATGATCCCGGTACTTGGGGCAATAGCGATGGCAATCGGTTATACGGTTGTAATGGGATGGATCCTGAAGTATGCAGTGGGAACGTTTACAGGAAAGACACTTGCACCGAAGGGTGTGGAGGAATTTAGCGGAGCATTTGGAAGTATGGCATCCGCATTTGGAAATAATGGCTGGCAGATTGCCGCATTGATCTTATGTATGGGGATTCTGATGTTGGGAGTTGTCAGTGGAATCGAGAAAGCAAATAAGTTTATGATGCCGTTATTTTTCGGGCTGTTCGTGATCCTTGCAGTTTATGTAGCATTCCAGCCTGGAGCAGCAGAGGGATATAAATATATTTTCAGAATCGATCCAAAGGCACTGGCAGATCCGGTAACATGGATCTTTGCGTTAGGACAGGCCTTCTTTTCACTGTCTGTTGCGGGAAATGGAACACTGATTTATGGATCTTATTTGTCGGATGAGGAAAATATTCCTGCGGCAGCAGCAAGAGTCGCTTTCTTCGATACACTTGCTGCTATACTTGCAGCACTGGTTATCATTCCGGCAATGGCAACCACAGGGGCAAAGTTAGATCAGGGAGGACCGGGACTTTTATTTATTTTCCTTCCGCATCTGATTCAGTCGATGCCGGGAGGGCCGGTGATCGCAATGATCTTTTTCGTGGCAGTCCTGCTGGCGGGTCTGACTTCGCTGATCAATTTATATGAAGCACCGATTGCAACTGTACAGGAGAAGCTGCATCTTGGAAGAGTCCAGGCGTGTGCAGTGATCGCGGTCATCGGAGCGGTGATTTCGGTTGTGATCCAGGGAATTGTATCCGACTGGATGGATGTGCTGTCGATTTATATTTGTCCGCTTGGAGCAGGGCTTGCCGGGATTATGTTCTTTTGGTTATGCGGAAAAGATTATGTGGAAGAGCAGATCAATAAAGGAAGGGAAAAGCCATTTACGAAATGGTTTGTACCGGTTTGCAAATACCTGTATATTCCAGTCTGCTTTTTAGTGCTGATTCTGGGAATCGCACTGGGCGGAATCGGGTGATGCAGTTTACATTTATTAAAAGTATAAAAATAGATACATGTGTAAAAGCGAGATTCAGAAGGTAGACACAAAGAGAAAATTTGTATATAATAAATCAGTTAATAGGTATAAAAGAACATACGTGATTTTTCTTGATTTGGCTTCCAACTTCATATAGAACTTGGGAGCTTTTATACTGTAAAGAGAATCCGTTGGCATCATTGTCGGGGACTTTTGACCCCAACATCAGAATATATTCAGAATGAGTGCGGAAGGAAATGAGCAGATGATTACGGCACTATAAAGCAGGAAAGACTGCAGGATGGAAGGCAAGAATGAGAGCCCGTTATATGAATGACAGGATAAGAACTCCATTAAAAAAGAAGAGAAAAAGGGAGAAGAACAATGGAATTATGGGACATTTATGATGCAAAGAAGAAACCGACCGGACGGACAATGAAGAGAAATGACTGGTGTCTGAAAGATGGAGAATATCATTTGACGGTACTGGGAGTCATTACAAGACCGGATGGAAAATATCTCATCACAAAGAGAGTTATGACAAAGGCATGGGCAGCAGGCTGGTGGGAAGTATCCGGTGGTGCGGCACAGGCAGGAGAGTCTTCTTATGAGGCAGTTTTAAGAGAGGTCAGGGAAGAGACAGGACTGGATGTGAGTGGAGCAGAAGGGGGTTATGTCTTTACCTATAAGCGGGAAAATCCGGGAGAGGGCGATAACTATTTTGTGGATGTTTACCGGTTTACCATGAATATAAAGGAAGAGGATCTGCATTTGCAGACAGAAGAAACGGACGGATATATGTTCGCTTCAAAAGAACAGATTGAAGCTTTTGCGAAAGAGGGAATATTCCTTCATTATGACAGCATAAAGCAGGTGTTTAAATGATGCCAGGGTCAAAAGGTCTAAGCCCACATGAGCTTGCTCATAGGTGGGTGAAAGACCTTAGAACCCTGGCATCTTTAAGTTAAGTATACCATATCTGTTCCGGCTCTTTCTGCACAATTTTAAGAAAAAGAGAAGGAATTTGTGGATAACTTCCTCAAATTCCTTCTCTGATGTTGAAAAGTTTTTAAAAGACAGAAATTATTTGTCTAATGGCTTGCCTGTCAGCATCTCATAAGCCTGAAGATACTTGTCGATCGTCTTGTCAACAATCTCCTGAGGCAGTGTCCAGTCATTGCCCGGATTTGCCTTGAGCCAGTCGCGGGCAAACTGCTTGTCAAAGGATGGCTGACCATGTCCCGGTTCATATCCTTCTGCAGGCCAGAAACGGGAGCTGTCAGGAGTGAGCATTTCGTCACCGATCACCAGATCACCATTTTCATCCAGGCCGAACTCAAATTTAGTATCGGCAATGATGATTCCTTTGCTCAGTGCGTATTCAGCACATTTTTTATAAAGGGCAATCGTATTGTCACGAAGCTTTTCAGCGTATTCGCGTCCCTTGCCCGGAAAATATTTCTCAAGGTGATCTACGCTCTGCTCAAAGGAAATATTCTCATCATGGTCACCAATCTCTGCTTTTGTGGATGGTGTGTAGATTGGTTCAGGGAGTTTATCAGATTCTCTGAGTCCCTCCGGCAGTGTGATGCCGCATACG
This region includes:
- a CDS encoding sodium-dependent transporter translates to MKKQRESFKSQWGFILACIGSSVGMGNIWMFSTRVSSYGGGSFLIPYFIFVALVGFTGVIGEMSFGRATRSGPVDAFGIACERKGKRKYGEALGMIPVLGAIAMAIGYTVVMGWILKYAVGTFTGKTLAPKGVEEFSGAFGSMASAFGNNGWQIAALILCMGILMLGVVSGIEKANKFMMPLFFGLFVILAVYVAFQPGAAEGYKYIFRIDPKALADPVTWIFALGQAFFSLSVAGNGTLIYGSYLSDEENIPAAAARVAFFDTLAAILAALVIIPAMATTGAKLDQGGPGLLFIFLPHLIQSMPGGPVIAMIFFVAVLLAGLTSLINLYEAPIATVQEKLHLGRVQACAVIAVIGAVISVVIQGIVSDWMDVLSIYICPLGAGLAGIMFFWLCGKDYVEEQINKGREKPFTKWFVPVCKYLYIPVCFLVLILGIALGGIG
- a CDS encoding NUDIX hydrolase — translated: MELWDIYDAKKKPTGRTMKRNDWCLKDGEYHLTVLGVITRPDGKYLITKRVMTKAWAAGWWEVSGGAAQAGESSYEAVLREVREETGLDVSGAEGGYVFTYKRENPGEGDNYFVDVYRFTMNIKEEDLHLQTEETDGYMFASKEQIEAFAKEGIFLHYDSIKQVFK
- a CDS encoding phosphoribosylaminoimidazolesuccinocarboxamide synthase; translation: MQELKPIKEGKVREIYDNGDSLIMVATDRISCFDVILNNEVTKKGTVLTQMSKFWFDLTEDILPNHMISVDTKDMPEFFQQEKYEGKSMMCRKLNMLPIECIVRGYITGSGWASYQENGTVCGITLPEGLRESDKLPEPIYTPSTKAEIGDHDENISFEQSVDHLEKYFPGKGREYAEKLRDNTIALYKKCAEYALSKGIIIADTKFEFGLDENGDLVIGDEMLTPDSSRFWPAEGYEPGHGQPSFDKQFARDWLKANPGNDWTLPQEIVDKTIDKYLQAYEMLTGKPLDK